A portion of the Pseudomonas protegens CHA0 genome contains these proteins:
- a CDS encoding DoxX family protein codes for MNTQTETPIAGLVNRIIQGFERIPYSLIAFIARFSIAAVFWKSGQTKVEGLAVDLVDGTFQLGWPRLADSTIPLFKSEYHVPLLTPEVAAHLAAFAEHFFPMLILLGLATRFSALALLGMTLTIQLFVYPDAYPTHGTWAAIFLLLMARGPGVLSLDHLLARHFRHRPL; via the coding sequence ATGAACACCCAGACAGAAACACCCATTGCCGGACTGGTGAATCGGATCATTCAAGGGTTTGAGCGCATTCCCTACAGCCTGATCGCCTTTATCGCGCGTTTTTCCATTGCCGCGGTGTTCTGGAAATCCGGACAGACCAAGGTCGAGGGGCTGGCCGTCGATCTGGTCGATGGCACCTTCCAGCTGGGCTGGCCGCGCCTGGCGGACTCGACCATTCCCCTGTTCAAGAGCGAGTACCACGTGCCCCTGTTGACGCCGGAAGTGGCGGCGCACCTGGCGGCATTTGCCGAACATTTTTTCCCGATGCTGATCCTGCTGGGCCTGGCCACGCGCTTTTCCGCCCTGGCGTTGCTGGGGATGACCCTGACCATCCAGCTCTTCGTCTACCCGGACGCCTACCCGACCCACGGCACCTGGGCGGCGATCTTCCTGCTGTTGATGGCCCGCGGCCCGGGCGTGTTGTCCCTCGACCACCTGCTGGCCCGGCATTTTCGCCACCGTCCTCTGTAG
- a CDS encoding DNA-binding domain-containing protein — translation MSGQGEFARALLSAEPGCPQGLSSSNGADPASRFAVYRNNVQASLSNALAESYPVVMQLVGREFFNAMAALYIRDFAPASPLLNDYGRDLGDFIQGFGPAAGLPYLADMARLERLRVEAYHAADARPLEPSRLLAAMNQPDRLGQAQLLLHPSLRTLHSGYAVVSLWAAHQSDQPWPAFDLQQGQNALVLRNALEVEVIAVDTGAMTFIEALRNHWPLEIAAAHALDAQADFDLGQCLGLLLGHGALIDLQPQKKA, via the coding sequence ATGAGTGGCCAGGGGGAATTCGCCAGGGCCCTGCTGAGCGCCGAACCGGGCTGCCCACAGGGGCTGTCCAGCAGCAACGGCGCCGATCCGGCCAGCCGCTTCGCGGTCTATCGCAACAATGTGCAGGCCTCGTTGAGCAACGCCCTGGCCGAGTCATACCCGGTCGTCATGCAATTGGTTGGTCGCGAGTTTTTCAACGCCATGGCCGCGCTCTACATCCGGGACTTCGCCCCCGCCAGCCCTCTGCTCAACGACTATGGCCGGGACCTGGGCGACTTTATCCAGGGCTTCGGGCCGGCCGCCGGCCTGCCCTACCTGGCCGACATGGCCCGCCTTGAACGGCTGCGGGTCGAGGCCTACCACGCCGCCGACGCCCGCCCCCTGGAGCCGTCACGGCTACTGGCGGCGATGAACCAGCCCGACCGCCTCGGCCAGGCGCAACTGCTCCTGCATCCGTCACTGCGCACCCTGCACTCCGGCTACGCCGTAGTGAGCCTGTGGGCGGCGCACCAGAGCGATCAGCCCTGGCCGGCTTTCGACCTGCAGCAGGGGCAGAACGCCCTGGTGCTGCGCAACGCCCTGGAGGTCGAGGTGATCGCCGTGGATACCGGCGCCATGACCTTCATTGAAGCCCTACGCAACCACTGGCCGCTGGAAATCGCCGCGGCCCATGCCCTGGACGCCCAGGCCGACTTCGACCTGGGCCAGTGCCTGGGCCTGCTGCTCGGCCACGGCGCTCTTATCGACCTGCAACCCCAGAAGAAGGCCTGA
- a CDS encoding DUF692 domain-containing protein produces MNTAPLHHPGHDIQARASSLPPRAGLGLKTEHFKHVLEQRPDIGFFEVHAENYMVAGGPFHHYLGLIRERYPLSLHGVGLSIGGEGSLDLAHLERLAGLIERYQPQSFSEHLAWSSHGPVFLNDLLPLAYDGPTLRRVCEHIDQVQNQLGRTMLLENPATYLQFQRSTLDETDFIREVVQRSGCGLLLDVNNLYVSCINHQRDPLAYLQALPLQAVGEIHLAGFAEDRDSLGDRLLIDDHGAPVDAAVWALYQEVLGLIGPMATLIERDNHLPAFATLMAEASQAEALLLGAQVQP; encoded by the coding sequence ATGAACACCGCCCCGCTGCACCACCCTGGCCACGACATTCAGGCGCGCGCCTCCAGCCTGCCGCCCCGCGCCGGGCTGGGGCTCAAGACCGAGCATTTCAAACACGTGCTGGAACAGCGGCCCGACATCGGTTTCTTCGAGGTGCATGCGGAGAACTACATGGTGGCGGGCGGCCCTTTCCACCATTACCTGGGCCTGATCCGCGAACGCTACCCGCTGTCGCTGCACGGTGTCGGCCTGTCCATCGGTGGCGAAGGCTCCCTGGACCTGGCTCACCTGGAGCGGCTGGCCGGCTTGATCGAACGCTATCAGCCCCAGTCCTTTTCCGAACACCTGGCCTGGTCCAGCCACGGCCCGGTGTTCCTCAACGACCTGCTGCCCCTGGCCTACGACGGGCCCACCTTGCGCCGGGTCTGCGAGCACATCGACCAGGTGCAGAACCAACTGGGACGAACCATGCTGCTGGAAAATCCGGCCACCTACCTGCAATTCCAACGCTCGACCCTGGACGAGACCGACTTCATCCGCGAAGTGGTCCAGCGCAGCGGCTGCGGCCTGCTGCTGGACGTCAACAACCTCTATGTGTCGTGCATCAATCACCAGCGCGATCCCCTGGCCTACCTGCAAGCACTGCCGCTGCAGGCGGTGGGCGAGATTCATCTGGCCGGGTTCGCCGAAGACCGGGACAGCCTCGGTGACCGGCTGTTGATCGACGATCACGGCGCCCCGGTCGACGCTGCGGTCTGGGCCCTGTACCAGGAGGTGCTGGGGCTCATCGGCCCGATGGCCACCCTGATCGAGCGCGACAACCACCTGCCGGCCTTTGCCACCCTGATGGCCGAGGCCAGCCAGGCAGAAGCGCTGTTGCTCGGCGCCCAGGTGCAGCCATGA
- a CDS encoding DUF2282 domain-containing protein has protein sequence MSNTRTLSATALVLALGSALSVAALPTTAHAADDMEKCFGVAMKGKNDCAAGAGTTCAGTSKVNDQANAWKLVPKGSCEKTASSTSPTGFGQLEAFKAKP, from the coding sequence ATGAGCAACACTCGTACCCTGTCCGCCACTGCCCTGGTCCTGGCCCTGGGCTCTGCCCTCAGCGTCGCCGCCCTGCCCACCACCGCCCATGCCGCGGACGACATGGAAAAGTGCTTCGGCGTGGCCATGAAGGGCAAGAACGATTGCGCCGCGGGCGCCGGCACCACCTGCGCCGGGACCTCCAAGGTCAACGACCAGGCCAACGCCTGGAAGCTGGTACCCAAGGGCAGTTGCGAGAAAACCGCCAGCAGTACCTCGCCTACCGGTTTCGGCCAGCTCGAAGCCTTCAAAGCCAAGCCCTGA
- a CDS encoding ABC transporter ATP-binding protein, with protein sequence MLQFENVSTFYGKIQALHSVNVEIRQGEIVTLIGANGAGKSTLLMTLCGSPQAHSGSIRYLGEELVGQSSAQIMRKSIAVVPEGRRVFARLTVEENLAMGGFFTDKGDYQEQMDKVLELFPRLKERFTQRGGTMSGGEQQMLAIGRALMSKPKLLLLDEPSLGLAPIIIQQIFDIIEQLRRDGVTVFLVEQNANQALKIADRAYVLENGRVVMQGTGESLLTDPKVREAYLGG encoded by the coding sequence ATGCTGCAGTTCGAAAACGTTTCCACCTTCTACGGCAAGATCCAGGCGTTGCACAGCGTCAACGTCGAGATCCGCCAGGGCGAGATCGTCACCCTGATCGGCGCCAACGGTGCCGGCAAGTCCACCCTGCTGATGACCCTCTGCGGCTCGCCCCAGGCCCACAGCGGCAGCATCCGTTACCTGGGTGAAGAACTGGTGGGGCAAAGCTCGGCGCAGATCATGCGCAAGAGCATTGCCGTGGTGCCGGAAGGCCGCCGGGTATTCGCCCGCCTGACCGTGGAAGAGAACCTCGCCATGGGCGGCTTCTTCACCGACAAGGGCGACTACCAGGAGCAGATGGACAAGGTCCTGGAGCTGTTCCCGCGGCTCAAGGAGCGCTTCACCCAGCGCGGCGGCACCATGTCCGGCGGCGAACAGCAGATGCTCGCCATCGGCCGTGCGCTGATGAGCAAACCCAAGCTGCTGCTGCTGGACGAACCGTCCCTGGGCCTGGCGCCGATCATCATCCAGCAGATCTTCGACATCATCGAACAGCTGCGCCGCGACGGCGTGACGGTGTTCCTGGTAGAGCAGAACGCCAACCAGGCGCTGAAGATCGCCGACCGTGCCTATGTGCTGGAGAACGGCCGGGTGGTGATGCAAGGCACCGGTGAATCGCTGCTGACCGATCCGAAGGTGCGTGAAGCCTACCTGGGCGGCTAA
- the livG gene encoding high-affinity branched-chain amino acid ABC transporter ATP-binding protein LivG yields MSREILKVTGLSMRFGGLLAVNGVALTVKEKQVVALIGPNGAGKTTVFNCLTGFYQPSAGSILLDGEPIEGLPGHKIARKGVVRTFQNVRLFKDMTAVENLLIAQHRHLNTNFLSGLFKTPAFRKSEREAMEYAGYWLDKVNLREFANRPAGTLAYGQQRRLEIARCMMTRPRILMLDEPAAGLNPKETEDLKALISVLREEHNVTVLLIEHDMKLVMSISDHIVVINQGTPLADGTPEQIRDNPEVIKAYLGEA; encoded by the coding sequence ATGAGCCGTGAGATCCTCAAAGTAACCGGCCTGTCGATGCGCTTCGGCGGCCTGCTGGCGGTCAACGGAGTGGCCCTGACCGTCAAGGAAAAACAAGTGGTGGCATTGATCGGCCCGAACGGTGCCGGCAAGACCACGGTGTTCAACTGCCTGACCGGTTTCTACCAGCCCAGCGCCGGCAGCATCCTCCTGGACGGCGAGCCGATCGAAGGCCTGCCGGGCCACAAGATCGCCCGCAAGGGCGTGGTGCGTACCTTCCAGAACGTGCGGCTGTTCAAGGACATGACCGCGGTCGAGAACCTGTTGATCGCCCAGCACCGGCACCTGAACACCAACTTCCTCTCCGGGCTGTTCAAGACCCCGGCGTTTCGCAAGAGCGAGCGCGAGGCCATGGAGTACGCCGGCTACTGGCTGGACAAGGTCAACCTGCGGGAGTTTGCCAACCGCCCCGCCGGCACCCTGGCCTATGGTCAGCAACGGCGCCTGGAAATCGCCCGCTGCATGATGACCCGCCCGCGGATCCTCATGCTCGACGAGCCAGCCGCCGGCCTCAACCCCAAGGAAACCGAGGACCTCAAAGCGCTGATCAGTGTGCTGCGCGAAGAGCACAACGTCACCGTGCTGCTGATCGAACACGACATGAAACTGGTCATGAGCATTTCCGACCATATCGTGGTGATCAACCAGGGCACGCCCCTGGCCGACGGCACGCCGGAACAGATCCGCGACAATCCCGAAGTGATCAAAGCCTACCTGGGGGAAGCGTAA
- a CDS encoding high-affinity branched-chain amino acid ABC transporter permease LivM, with amino-acid sequence MTRNLKSALFSALLVWAVAYPVLGLKLTIVGINLEVHNTSPTILATIAVCSVLMFLRVLFHSQISAAWKSSPSMPLIPAKASNFLTLPSTQRWIILALILGALVWPFFGSRGAVDIATLILIYVMLGLGLNIVVGLAGLLDLGYVGFYAVGAYSYALLSHYFGLSFWICLPIAGLMAATFGFLLGFPVLRLRGDYLAIVTLGFGEIIRLLLRNMTDLTGGPNGISNIEKPTFFGLTFERKAAEGMQTFHEFFGLQYNSINKVIFLYLVALLLALAALFVINRLLRMPIGRAWEALREDEIACRALGLNPTVIKLSAFTLGAAFAGFAGSFFAARQGLVTPESFTFIESAIILAIVVLGGMGSQLGVILAAIVMILLPEMMREFSEYRMLMFGAMMVLMMIWRPQGLLPMQRPHMELRK; translated from the coding sequence ATGACTAGGAATCTTAAATCGGCGCTGTTCAGCGCCTTGTTGGTCTGGGCTGTCGCCTACCCGGTGCTAGGCCTGAAACTGACCATCGTCGGCATCAACCTGGAAGTCCACAACACCAGCCCGACCATTCTTGCCACCATCGCGGTGTGCTCGGTGCTGATGTTCCTGCGGGTGCTGTTCCATAGCCAGATCAGCGCCGCCTGGAAGTCATCTCCCAGCATGCCGTTGATCCCGGCCAAGGCCAGCAACTTCCTGACCCTGCCCAGCACCCAGCGCTGGATCATCCTGGCGTTGATCCTTGGCGCCCTGGTCTGGCCGTTCTTCGGCTCCCGCGGGGCGGTGGACATTGCCACGCTGATCCTGATCTACGTGATGCTGGGCCTGGGCCTGAACATCGTGGTCGGCCTGGCCGGCCTGCTGGACCTGGGTTACGTGGGTTTCTACGCCGTCGGCGCCTACAGCTATGCGCTGCTGTCGCACTACTTCGGCCTGAGCTTCTGGATCTGCCTGCCGATCGCCGGCCTGATGGCGGCCACTTTCGGCTTCCTGCTGGGCTTCCCGGTGCTGCGCCTGCGGGGTGACTACCTGGCAATCGTGACCCTGGGCTTTGGCGAGATCATCCGTCTGCTGCTGCGCAACATGACCGATCTCACCGGCGGCCCCAACGGCATCAGCAACATCGAGAAGCCGACCTTCTTCGGCCTGACCTTCGAGCGCAAGGCAGCAGAAGGCATGCAGACCTTCCACGAGTTCTTCGGCCTGCAGTACAACTCGATCAACAAGGTGATCTTCCTCTACCTGGTGGCCCTGCTGCTGGCACTGGCGGCGCTATTCGTCATCAATCGCCTGCTGCGCATGCCCATCGGCCGTGCCTGGGAAGCCTTGCGTGAAGACGAGATCGCCTGCCGTGCCCTGGGCCTGAACCCCACCGTGATCAAGCTCTCGGCCTTTACCCTGGGCGCCGCGTTCGCCGGTTTCGCCGGCAGCTTCTTCGCCGCGCGCCAAGGCCTGGTAACCCCGGAGTCCTTCACCTTCATCGAGTCGGCGATCATCCTCGCCATCGTCGTGCTGGGTGGCATGGGCTCGCAGCTGGGAGTGATCCTGGCGGCGATCGTGATGATCCTCTTGCCTGAAATGATGCGTGAATTCAGCGAATACCGGATGTTGATGTTCGGCGCCATGATGGTGCTGATGATGATCTGGCGTCCTCAAGGTCTGCTGCCCATGCAACGTCCTCACATGGAGCTGCGCAAATGA
- the livH gene encoding high-affinity branched-chain amino acid ABC transporter permease LivH — MPDIYHFFQQLVNGLTVGSTYALIAIGYTMVYGIIGMINFAHGEVYMIGSYVAFIAIAGLAMMGLDSVPLLMTAAFIASIVVTSAYGYSIERIAYRPLRGSNRLIPLISAIGMSIFLQNTVLLAQDSKDKSIPNLIPGNFSIGPGGAHEVLISYMQIVVFVVTLIAMLGLTLFISRSRLGRACRACAEDIKMANLLGINTNNIIALTFVIGAALAAIAAVLLSMQYGVINPNAGFLVGLKAFTAAVLGGIGSIPGAMLGGLVLGVAEAFGADVFGDQYKDVVAFGLLVLVLLFRPTGILGRPEVEKV; from the coding sequence ATGCCTGACATCTATCACTTTTTCCAACAGCTGGTTAACGGTCTCACCGTTGGCAGCACGTATGCCCTGATCGCCATCGGCTATACGATGGTTTACGGCATCATTGGAATGATCAACTTCGCCCACGGCGAGGTGTACATGATCGGTTCCTACGTGGCGTTCATCGCCATCGCCGGGCTGGCCATGATGGGACTCGACAGCGTCCCGCTGTTGATGACCGCAGCCTTCATCGCGAGCATCGTCGTCACCAGTGCCTACGGCTACAGCATCGAACGGATCGCCTACCGCCCCTTGCGGGGTAGTAACCGCCTGATCCCGCTGATCTCCGCCATCGGCATGTCGATCTTCCTGCAGAACACCGTTCTGCTGGCGCAGGACTCCAAGGACAAATCCATTCCCAACCTGATCCCGGGCAACTTCTCCATCGGGCCAGGCGGCGCACATGAAGTGCTGATTTCCTACATGCAGATCGTGGTATTCGTGGTGACCCTCATCGCCATGCTCGGCCTGACGCTGTTCATCTCCCGTTCTCGCCTGGGTCGCGCCTGCCGCGCCTGTGCCGAGGACATCAAGATGGCCAACCTCCTGGGGATCAATACCAACAACATCATCGCCCTGACCTTCGTGATCGGCGCCGCGCTGGCGGCCATCGCCGCCGTGCTGCTGAGCATGCAATACGGTGTGATCAACCCCAACGCCGGTTTCCTGGTGGGCCTGAAGGCCTTCACTGCAGCGGTCTTGGGCGGCATCGGCAGTATCCCGGGCGCGATGCTCGGCGGGCTGGTGCTGGGGGTGGCCGAAGCCTTTGGTGCCGACGTGTTCGGCGACCAGTACAAGGACGTCGTGGCGTTCGGCCTGTTGGTTCTGGTGCTGTTGTTCCGTCCGACCGGCATTCTGGGCCGTCCGGAGGTTGAGAAAGTATGA
- a CDS encoding branched-chain amino acid ABC transporter substrate-binding protein gives MNKATKQISKLFAAMVLAGVASHSFAADTIKIGIAGPKTGPVAQYGDMQFSGAKMAIEQINAKGGVNGKKLEAVEYDDACDPKQAVAVANKVVNDGVKYVVGHLCSSSTQPASDIYEDEGVIMITPAATSPDITARGYKMVFRTIGLDSAQGPAAGNYIADHVKPKVVAVLHDKQQYGEGIATAVKQTLEKKGTKVAVFEGINAGDKDFSSLIAKLKQANVDFVYYGGYHPELGLILRQSQEKGLKAKFMGPEGVGNDSISQIAKDASEGLLVTLPKSFDQDPANVALADAFKAKKEDPSGPFVFPSYSAVEVIAGAITNAKSEDAAKVAEAIHAGTFKTPTGDLSFDAKGDLKDFKFVVYEWHFGKPKTEVSPQ, from the coding sequence ATGAATAAGGCTACTAAGCAGATTTCCAAACTGTTTGCCGCTATGGTCCTGGCCGGGGTTGCCAGCCATTCGTTCGCAGCTGACACCATCAAGATCGGTATCGCCGGCCCCAAGACCGGCCCTGTAGCCCAATACGGCGACATGCAGTTCAGTGGCGCGAAAATGGCCATCGAACAGATCAACGCCAAAGGCGGCGTCAACGGCAAGAAGCTCGAAGCCGTTGAATACGACGATGCCTGTGATCCCAAGCAAGCCGTGGCAGTCGCCAACAAAGTGGTCAACGATGGCGTCAAGTACGTGGTCGGCCACCTGTGCTCCAGCTCCACTCAACCTGCTTCCGACATCTACGAAGACGAAGGCGTGATCATGATCACCCCGGCTGCCACCAGCCCGGACATCACCGCCCGTGGTTACAAGATGGTGTTCCGCACCATTGGCCTGGACAGCGCCCAGGGCCCGGCCGCCGGTAACTACATCGCCGACCACGTGAAACCCAAAGTGGTTGCCGTGCTCCACGACAAGCAGCAGTACGGTGAAGGCATCGCCACCGCCGTGAAGCAGACCCTGGAGAAGAAAGGCACCAAGGTCGCCGTATTCGAAGGCATCAACGCCGGCGACAAGGACTTCTCTTCGCTGATCGCCAAGCTCAAGCAGGCCAACGTCGATTTCGTCTACTACGGCGGCTACCACCCTGAGCTGGGCCTGATCCTGCGCCAATCCCAGGAGAAAGGCCTGAAGGCCAAGTTCATGGGCCCGGAAGGCGTGGGTAACGACTCCATTTCGCAGATCGCCAAGGATGCTTCCGAAGGCCTGCTGGTCACCCTGCCTAAATCCTTCGACCAGGACCCGGCCAACGTGGCCCTGGCTGACGCGTTCAAGGCCAAGAAAGAAGACCCGAGCGGTCCTTTCGTATTCCCTTCCTACTCCGCAGTTGAAGTCATCGCCGGCGCCATCACCAACGCCAAGAGCGAAGACGCGGCCAAGGTGGCTGAAGCCATCCACGCCGGCACCTTCAAGACCCCTACCGGCGACCTGAGCTTCGACGCCAAGGGCGACTTGAAAGACTTCAAGTTCGTGGTCTACGAGTGGCACTTCGGCAAACCTAAAACCGAAGTTTCCCCTCAGTAA
- a CDS encoding DUF2288 domain-containing protein, with translation MTQEPSTLYAKLLGETASISWKELEPFFAKGALLWVEADLDLIEAAQAVAENQAEKVAAWLAEGKVEKLSATRASDLLERDPTLWAVVVSPWILIQERASR, from the coding sequence ATGACTCAAGAACCTAGCACCCTCTATGCCAAGCTGCTTGGTGAGACCGCATCTATCAGCTGGAAGGAACTGGAGCCGTTCTTCGCCAAGGGTGCCCTATTGTGGGTCGAGGCTGACCTGGATCTGATCGAGGCGGCCCAGGCCGTGGCCGAGAACCAGGCAGAAAAAGTGGCGGCCTGGCTGGCCGAAGGAAAGGTCGAGAAACTGTCTGCGACGCGGGCATCCGATCTGCTGGAACGTGATCCGACGCTGTGGGCGGTGGTGGTTTCACCCTGGATCCTGATCCAGGAAAGGGCATCGCGCTAA